The following DNA comes from Picosynechococcus sp. PCC 7003.
AAAGCCGCTAGGGGCAGTTTGGTGGCAGCTTCACCGAGGGGACGCATGGTTTCTTGGAGTTTGCGCCATTGGAGAATGGCATCAGCCTTGCCGATCTGGGTCAACATTTCACAAAAGCCATCGGCCCCCACCGCAGCCCGGAAATAACCTTCGGGCAAATGGACGCCCCAGGCATCGTAGGTGAGCCATTGGCAATCTTCTTCGAGGAGATCGAGGACTTGCCGCAGGGGATTAGGGGAAGGGCTGTAGGACAGGCCAGAATACAGAGATGGCCCAGAGTCGAAATGGTAGCCCTGCCGGGTAAAACTGTGGGCCGCGCCACCGGCGATCGCATGGCTTTCTAAAACCAAAACATCATAACCATAGCGAGCGAGTAAACCCGCACAACAAAGGCCGCCGATGCCGCTACCAATGACGATTACCTCTGGATTTGCACTCATCTTTAACATTGCCCCTAATACTGCTTCGACGTATGGTAAACGCCTTTAGGTGAATTTTTCGATGAGAAGCGGCGCAAACCGATTCAGGATGTAGAAAAAGACGAGGAACAGAATAATTTTATTGACCACCATGTCCCAACGTTTTTTCGGGAGGGTGTGGTCGGGATAGGTGAGTTTCCAGCGGCGCTTGGTGGCCGCTTTTAGCAAAATCTCTGGGGTAATGGGAATGCGTTCAACCCGCTCGTAGGGGGGCTTGATTAAAAAGCCACCGAGGTTAAGGCCCGCTTCGCCGTGGTGAAAATACCAAAGATAACCATCGAGATCGACTTTAAATTTCTGGGCAAATTTTTCCATAAAAGTGGCACAGTCATCGGCCTGGATATCAAAGGTGCCGAAAAGATCCGTTGTTGCGCCCAGGCGATCGCCTTCTGCCTTGGGAATTTCTGCTTGGATGAACTGGTAAATATCATCGAGGGTGGGCATGGGGTTTCCTCTACTGTTGGCTTAGGATCTGGTCATCAAGGCTGAAGTCAATAGCGGCCTTATCTCGTTCGTTGGCAAGATAGTCATTCTGGAAAGAATCTTTTAAGCCACCCACCAGATCATATTTCGGTTGCCAATCCAGATCGTTCAGGGCTTTGTTAATCTCCGCCATGAAGTGCTGCGCCCGAATCGGGAACGCCTTCCGTTTGCCGAGGTCGAATTTTTTCGGGTCATAGTAAACCAGATCCACAGCGTCGGGATCTTTACCTGCTGCTACCGCACAGGCTTTGGCGAGTCCGGTGAAAGTAACAAAGCGATCGCCGGAAACATTGTAAATTTGCCCAATCGCTTTCGGATTGCCCAGCATCGCTGCCATGGCCGTTGCCAGATCATAAACATGGCCAAACTGGGTGATCAACTGCCCATCCCCAGGGATCGGGATCGGGCGATCGCGGACGATGCGGTCAAAGAACCAGGCTTCCAGGTCGTTGTAATTTTTCGCGCCGTAGATGTAGGTGGGACGGATCGACGTCCAAGGCAGGTCACTCTGGGCCAGATAGGCTTCGGTTTCGTGTTTACCCTTGTGGCGACTGTTGGGATCGACGGGATCAGCTTCCCGGTGGGGCGGTTGGTCGGTGGGGAGATAGACGCCAGCGGAACTGACATAGACAAAATGCTTGACCTTTCCGGCAAAAATTTCGGCGAGGGGCTGGGTGTGGGCCAATTCCCGGCCATTGTTATCAAAAACCGCGTCAAAGGTTTCTCCAGCAAGCTTTTCTTTCAGTTGGGCGGGATCCTGGCGATCGCCAATAATTTGCCCCACTCCTGTCGGCGCTGGATGATTACCTCGGTTAAACAGCACCACCTCATGGCCTGCCGCCAAAAGCACTTGGGTGAGATAAACCCCAATAAACCGGGTGCCACCAATGATTAAAATGCGCATAATTTTTTCCCAAACAGCGATCGCCTTAAGCATTCAGTGTATCGGATGGGGTTCCAGAACTGGAGCGGCGTATTTAAAAAACTCGTCCACAGGGGCTGGCTCTTCCTGCCTCTATTTTTCGCAACAAACTGTTACATTAGAGGGACGTTTTTAAAGTAAATACTTTTTCAAGAATTCTGACCCGTTGCAGTAAATTCTCCGGCACGAACCATGTCTGAATCTCAAACCTCCCTTGACCAGGCCCCAGAAGCCACCGAACCCAAGCCCAGCTATGTCAAGCTCGCCATGCGGAATATGGTGCGCAAGGGGGGCAAATCCCTCTGGCATTTTTTCCTCACGACCGCTGGCCTGTTGGGGTTTTTCGTCACCATGGCCTATCTCACCCGCTAGATGGGGATGCAGCCTGTGCTTGAGTGTGAAATTTTTGTCGAAAATACGTCTGGTTTAGAACTGCCAGAATTGGCGATCGCCCCTTGGGAAAGCTACCTCCAGCAGTGGCTCCCGGAATTCACCACGGATTTACCCCAGGCAGATGGGTACGAGTTAACCCTCCGCTTTACCAATGACGCAGAAATTCACCACCTTAATCACCAATATCGCCACAAAGACCAACCCACCGACGTCCTCTCCTTTGCGGCCCTAGAGGATGACTTTGCCAGTTCTTTACCCCCTGGGGAACCCCTCTACCTGGGGGACATCATTGTTTCGGTAGAAACAGCCCAACGCCAGGCCCAGGAACGACAGCACAGCATCCAGACTGAACTGGGTTGGCTGGTGAGCCATGGTTTATTGCACTTGCTGGGGTGGGATCATCCCGATGAAGTACGGTTGATTGAAATGCTCGATCGTCAAGCTGTACTCTTGCGAAACGTTCAACTTATTTCATAATGGGGTGATCCTACGAGGGAGAAGATGACACAACAAAAAAAAATCCTCTCACCCTCCAACCGTGAACGGCGATCGCTAGCCTGGAAAGTGGCCCCTGACCTCTTCGCTAGTTTCCGTTACGCTTGGCAGGGCATTGTGTATGCGACTCGCACCCAACGAAATTTTCGGATTCACTTGGCGATCGCCGTTTTCGTTTGGATAATGTGTTGGCTTTTGTCCCTCAACTATCTAGAAACAGCGATCCTGACGGCCATGGTCGCCCTGGTACTTGTCCTAGAGTTGCTTAATACAGCCCTTGAATCGGTGGTGGATCTCACGGTACAGCAGAGTTACCACGAGCTGGCGAAAATCGCTAAAGACTGTGCGGCGGCGGCAGTACTCATCGGGGCGATCGCCTCTGTCGCCATTGCCGGACTAATTGCCTGGCCCCACTTCCAAGCGCTCCTGGAGCCTGCTATCTTTACCCCTGTAAAATCCTATTTTTTACCGCAAAAAATTTCCCTGTTTCCCGACCCCAACCCTGCACAAATCCCCATCACTATCTAAAGGAGTGTGACCCCTTTGATCATCGTCATCGACAACTATGACAGTTTTACCTACAACCTTGTTCAGTACCTCGGCGAATTAGGCAAAGAGCTGCCCGTGGCCCAGGACATTGAGGTGTATCGGAACGACAAAATCACCCTCGCCGAAATTCGCGCCAAGCAACCCGCTGGTATCGTCATTTCTCCGGGGCCGGGCCGTCCAGAAGATGCAGGCATTTCCTTGGCGGTGATCAAAGAATTAGGCCAGGAACTTCCCATCCTTGGGGTTTGTCTGGGACACCAAAGCATCGGCCAGGTGTTTGGGGGCAAAATCATCGGGGCCGCGACCCTGATGCATGGCAAAATCTCCGCGATTCACCATGCCAACAAAGGGGTATTTGCTGGCTTAGACAATCCATTCCCCGCTACCCGCTACCATAGCTTGGTGATCGATAAAAATAACTATCCTGATTGTTTAGAGGTCACCGCTTGGGTGGATGACGGTACGATTATGGGCGTACAACATCGGGACTATCCCCATATCCAAGGGGTACAATTCCATCCCGAGAGTATCTTGACCACGGCAGGTAAACAGCTTTTGCGGAATTTCCTCGTGACTCTGTCGCCTGTACCGATGCTTGTAACGAATTAGTGAGGGGTTCCCCGACATAACCATGAAACGTAGACAGTTTATTCAGACCGCAGGAATTAGTGCTTTTGGGGCGATCGCCGGCTTTTCTCTGCTGCAAAAAAATCCCGTCCAAGCCCAAACCGGCAACCTTGATATTGAATGGCTGGGTCACACCTGTTTTTCCGTCAGTGGTGCGGGGACTAAAGTTCTCATTAATCCCTTCCGGGCCCTCAGTTGTACCGCCGGTTATCGAGACACATTTCCCCAGGCGGACATTGTCCTGTTGAGTAGCCAACTGTTCGACGAAGGCTACACCGATGGTTTACCCGGAGACCCCAGGATTCTGTTCCAAGCCGGGCAATATCCAGTCAATAACATCACCTTTGACGGCATTAGCCTCGCCCATGCCAACATTGACCGCTATCGGGGCTGGCGTTTTCCGCCGAACGTTGCCTGGAGCTGGCGTCAGGGAGGCATTAGCATCCTGCACCTCGGCGGTGCTGGGGAAGAAGTTGATATCGATGATTTTATTTTGACCGGGGGCAGCCCAGATATCCTGATGATCCCCGTTGGGGGCACCGACGCCGACCCACGCAATATTCCCCCCAAGGGTTATACTCCGGCCCAAGCGCTCCAGGCCCTAGAGTTACTGCGTCCCAAAATTATTATCCCAACCCACTACAAAACTACGGCTGGAGACGACACCTGTGGGCTTCAGTCCATTGAATCTTTTTTAAACTTGGTAGACCGTAACGAAATTAAGGTGACCACGGTGGCTTCAAACCGCTTCCAGGTCAATCGTGCTGCCCTTTCCCAAGCCAATGCGGAGATTAAAGTTTTAAGCGATCGCCCCCTGTTGAGAGCCTAGACTGATCATCTTTATCCTTTGAGTAAACGACCTCCAGAATCCTTGGGGGTTTTTTGATCGCGATTGTAAAACCTAGAAAATATTTGCCGTTTATTGACCCCACACCTGGGTATAAAGGGCAATCAAGCCTATTATTTTGGACATTAGATTTGCCTTAAATTCTCGCTTATGCAATATTTTTTTCTCACCGAAGGGTGGCATATTGGCCGCGTTTGGGAGCCCGGTGGCCCCTGGGATATGCTCTCTTGGCGTCGTCCCCCCAAGATTCAACGAACCAACATCGCCATGGAAAACCAAGGGGAACGACTCTGGCTCTACCAAGTAGATGACCCGATCCTGATGCTGGAAGTGACGCCCGATCCCACTCGGGTCAAAACCGAGAACATCGGTCAAGTGATGATCAAACGCCTGATCAGTCCTGAAGAGGCGATCGCCCAATTAAACCAAGCCAACACCCTCTACAAAGACCCAACTCCAGGCCATTAGCGCCATTACATTTCCTGCAATACGCTTGCCAAGCCCTCTAACAATAGTTACACTTCTTTAAACAATCTTCCCCCTAAACCCAGCACAAAACCTTTGTATCGTAGTTTAGAGAGAAGAAAAAAACGCTTAAGTCCTTGGGACAACTAGCAATAACAAAACAACTTTCTTGAGGATGCTTTGTAAACTTTTGTAAATTTTTCCGAGGAAGCTTTTATTAAAGTCTACGAAGACATTGCCGTCAAAAAGCCGTTTCAACTCAAAATCTTTCTATAGATTTGAAGTTGTTTTTCTCGGTTCAGACCAATCCTCGTTAATAATGAGAAAATATTTGGTCATAGTAGACACGATTGTTTAGGAGGAGAGTAGTCAATGGGACTACCTTGGTACCGCGTACATACAGTCGTCCTTAACGACCCAGGTCGTCTGATTTCTGTACACCTCATGCACACTGCGCTTGTCGCAGGTTGGGCTGGCTCAATGGCCCTCTATGAGCTAGCAATTTTCGATCCCAGTGATCCCGTCCTCAATCCCATGTGGCGGCAGGGCATGTTCGTACTGCCGTTCATGGCACGGCTGGGCGTCACCGGCTCCTGGAATGGCTGGGATATCACTGGTGCCGTGGGCACTAACCCCGGTTTTTGGTCCTTTGAAGGCGTCGCCGCAGCACATATTGTTCTGTCTGGTCTTTTGTTCCTGGCTGCCGTATGGCACTGGGTTTATTGGGATC
Coding sequences within:
- a CDS encoding MBL fold metallo-hydrolase, which gives rise to MKRRQFIQTAGISAFGAIAGFSLLQKNPVQAQTGNLDIEWLGHTCFSVSGAGTKVLINPFRALSCTAGYRDTFPQADIVLLSSQLFDEGYTDGLPGDPRILFQAGQYPVNNITFDGISLAHANIDRYRGWRFPPNVAWSWRQGGISILHLGGAGEEVDIDDFILTGGSPDILMIPVGGTDADPRNIPPKGYTPAQALQALELLRPKIIIPTHYKTTAGDDTCGLQSIESFLNLVDRNEIKVTTVASNRFQVNRAALSQANAEIKVLSDRPLLRA
- a CDS encoding DUF3285 domain-containing protein produces the protein MSESQTSLDQAPEATEPKPSYVKLAMRNMVRKGGKSLWHFFLTTAGLLGFFVTMAYLTR
- a CDS encoding diacylglycerol kinase family protein; this translates as MTQQKKILSPSNRERRSLAWKVAPDLFASFRYAWQGIVYATRTQRNFRIHLAIAVFVWIMCWLLSLNYLETAILTAMVALVLVLELLNTALESVVDLTVQQSYHELAKIAKDCAAAAVLIGAIASVAIAGLIAWPHFQALLEPAIFTPVKSYFLPQKISLFPDPNPAQIPITI
- the ybeY gene encoding rRNA maturation RNase YbeY: MQPVLECEIFVENTSGLELPELAIAPWESYLQQWLPEFTTDLPQADGYELTLRFTNDAEIHHLNHQYRHKDQPTDVLSFAALEDDFASSLPPGEPLYLGDIIVSVETAQRQAQERQHSIQTELGWLVSHGLLHLLGWDHPDEVRLIEMLDRQAVLLRNVQLIS
- a CDS encoding DUF1493 family protein; this translates as MPTLDDIYQFIQAEIPKAEGDRLGATTDLFGTFDIQADDCATFMEKFAQKFKVDLDGYLWYFHHGEAGLNLGGFLIKPPYERVERIPITPEILLKAATKRRWKLTYPDHTLPKKRWDMVVNKIILFLVFFYILNRFAPLLIEKFT
- a CDS encoding aminodeoxychorismate/anthranilate synthase component II, which produces MIIVIDNYDSFTYNLVQYLGELGKELPVAQDIEVYRNDKITLAEIRAKQPAGIVISPGPGRPEDAGISLAVIKELGQELPILGVCLGHQSIGQVFGGKIIGAATLMHGKISAIHHANKGVFAGLDNPFPATRYHSLVIDKNNYPDCLEVTAWVDDGTIMGVQHRDYPHIQGVQFHPESILTTAGKQLLRNFLVTLSPVPMLVTN
- a CDS encoding NAD-dependent epimerase/dehydratase family protein; its protein translation is MRILIIGGTRFIGVYLTQVLLAAGHEVVLFNRGNHPAPTGVGQIIGDRQDPAQLKEKLAGETFDAVFDNNGRELAHTQPLAEIFAGKVKHFVYVSSAGVYLPTDQPPHREADPVDPNSRHKGKHETEAYLAQSDLPWTSIRPTYIYGAKNYNDLEAWFFDRIVRDRPIPIPGDGQLITQFGHVYDLATAMAAMLGNPKAIGQIYNVSGDRFVTFTGLAKACAVAAGKDPDAVDLVYYDPKKFDLGKRKAFPIRAQHFMAEINKALNDLDWQPKYDLVGGLKDSFQNDYLANERDKAAIDFSLDDQILSQQ